A window of the Aquimarina spinulae genome harbors these coding sequences:
- a CDS encoding class I SAM-dependent methyltransferase — translation MNTNLPKDHASIQYYDSDYPSEEHSVFSKNFDDTVSSQGLKHDVDRFLEFATKNNGEVLELCCGSGRVTIPLAKAGHRVTGVDNSRGILEQFEHNLQREDEDIRQNIQLVEQDITTLSLDKTDYKLVICAFNSLMCIPDFDSQCKALSSIYNHMSKGGLIAIDLMNPFILNLSGDAIPKPFFTRKNSHTGNSYTRFAASGPMNKNQVQELYGWYDEVLSDGTVKRKNYSMKWRIIFPFEIKLMLKQVGFNIKTIEGGHQKEPYTTDAKKMFIVAEK, via the coding sequence ATGAATACAAACTTACCAAAGGATCATGCTTCAATACAGTATTATGATAGTGATTACCCTTCAGAAGAACACTCTGTTTTTTCTAAAAACTTCGATGATACTGTTTCCTCACAAGGTCTTAAACATGATGTCGATCGTTTTCTTGAATTTGCAACAAAAAATAATGGAGAGGTTCTCGAATTATGTTGTGGGTCTGGCCGTGTAACTATACCATTGGCCAAAGCAGGTCATCGAGTTACTGGAGTTGATAACTCTAGAGGTATATTAGAACAATTTGAACATAATTTACAAAGAGAAGATGAAGACATCCGTCAAAACATACAACTGGTAGAACAGGACATAACCACATTAAGTCTGGATAAAACAGATTACAAATTGGTAATATGTGCGTTTAATAGTCTAATGTGTATTCCTGATTTTGATAGTCAATGTAAGGCATTATCTAGCATTTACAATCATATGTCTAAAGGTGGATTAATAGCAATAGACCTTATGAATCCATTTATTTTAAACCTATCTGGTGATGCCATACCTAAACCATTTTTTACAAGAAAAAATTCTCACACCGGTAATTCGTATACAAGATTTGCAGCATCTGGACCTATGAATAAAAACCAAGTCCAGGAATTATATGGCTGGTATGATGAAGTACTTTCTGACGGTACAGTAAAACGTAAAAACTATAGTATGAAATGGCGTATTATATTTCCTTTTGAAATCAAACTAATGCTTAAACAAGTCGGGTTTAACATAAAAACTATAGAAGGTGGTCACCAAAAAGAACCTTATACTACTGATGCTAAGAAAATGTTTATTGTAGCAGAAAAATAA